One window of Gammaproteobacteria bacterium genomic DNA carries:
- a CDS encoding long-chain fatty acid--CoA ligase yields the protein MNGAPETVTGRTIAELFLRRAQATPDDDACIQFDAAAGKWRHYTWGEMRRMAGLRQAWLKTLSPAAGERVALMMPNGVEWVLFDVAAAGLGLVTVPLHAHDQPGNLRYILEQADARLLLIHSGEQWKTVRRALDGMSRPPVTVSVTDVGDDGVETLGDLLRGVARSDFEAGGGGGSGDGGGSGGDGGGVSGSNGDVASDDGGGGDALATIVYTSGTTGRPKGVMLSHRNLLSNAEAASRAVRIGRRDRMLSFLPLSHMFERTVGYYVPMMCGATVAYARSVAALAEDMTTLSPTCLISVPRIYERIHARLMERVKRGGRWRRWLFQLALAVGWRRFLWRQRGGGWHPLVLLWPLLRGVARRFHDSLGGRLRCMISGGAPLSPGMSRVFLSLGAQLLQGYGATEASPVVSVNRARRNRPDSVGVPLDGIEVKIGARDELLVRGPCVMLGYWRDPQATAKTVDAGGWLHTGDTARIEDGHLYITGRIKDIIVLSTGEKVAPADMEAAILLDPLFEQALVVGEGRPCLAVIAVVNAKAWQDEAAKAGAASGGLASDDAREFALTRIRRRLADFPACAEVRKAALVEQGWSMENGLLTPTLKPKRDAILAHHRDLIEEIYGQLQPTDSV from the coding sequence GACGACGCCTGTATTCAGTTCGACGCCGCCGCCGGCAAGTGGCGCCATTACACCTGGGGCGAGATGCGCAGGATGGCGGGCCTGCGCCAGGCGTGGCTGAAAACACTGTCGCCCGCCGCCGGCGAGCGCGTCGCGCTGATGATGCCGAACGGCGTTGAATGGGTGCTGTTTGATGTCGCCGCGGCGGGGCTTGGCCTGGTGACGGTTCCGCTGCACGCGCACGACCAGCCCGGCAATCTTCGTTACATTCTTGAACAGGCCGATGCGCGGCTGCTGCTGATTCACTCCGGTGAACAATGGAAGACGGTGCGCCGCGCGCTCGACGGCATGAGCAGGCCGCCGGTGACGGTCAGCGTTACCGATGTCGGCGACGATGGCGTGGAAACGTTGGGCGATTTGCTGCGCGGTGTCGCGCGAAGCGACTTTGAGGCCGGCGGTGGTGGTGGTAGTGGCGATGGCGGCGGTAGTGGCGGCGATGGCGGCGGTGTCAGCGGCAGCAACGGTGATGTCGCAAGCGATGACGGCGGCGGCGGCGATGCACTGGCGACGATAGTCTATACATCGGGCACGACCGGGCGTCCGAAAGGCGTCATGCTGTCGCACCGCAACCTGTTGTCGAACGCGGAGGCGGCGAGCCGCGCGGTGCGTATCGGGCGCCGCGACCGGATGCTGTCGTTTCTGCCGCTGTCGCACATGTTTGAGCGAACCGTCGGCTATTATGTGCCGATGATGTGCGGCGCCACCGTCGCCTACGCGCGTTCGGTGGCGGCGCTGGCGGAGGACATGACGACCTTGTCGCCGACCTGCCTTATCTCGGTGCCGCGGATTTACGAACGCATCCACGCGCGCCTGATGGAGCGCGTCAAGCGCGGCGGGCGCTGGCGGCGGTGGCTGTTTCAACTGGCGCTGGCGGTCGGGTGGCGGCGGTTTCTGTGGCGCCAACGCGGCGGCGGCTGGCATCCGCTGGTTTTGCTGTGGCCGCTGCTGCGCGGCGTCGCACGGCGTTTTCACGACAGCCTCGGCGGGCGGCTGCGCTGCATGATCAGCGGCGGCGCGCCGTTGTCGCCCGGCATGTCGCGGGTTTTCCTGAGCCTCGGCGCGCAACTGCTGCAAGGCTACGGCGCCACCGAAGCGTCGCCGGTGGTGTCGGTCAACCGCGCCCGGCGCAACCGCCCGGACAGCGTCGGCGTGCCGCTCGACGGCATTGAAGTGAAAATTGGCGCGCGCGACGAACTGCTGGTGCGCGGGCCGTGCGTGATGCTCGGCTACTGGCGCGACCCGCAAGCGACGGCAAAGACGGTGGACGCCGGCGGCTGGCTGCACACCGGCGACACCGCGCGCATTGAAGACGGCCACCTGTACATCACCGGGCGCATCAAGGACATCATCGTGCTGTCCACCGGCGAGAAAGTCGCGCCGGCGGACATGGAGGCGGCGATATTGCTCGACCCGCTGTTCGAGCAGGCGCTGGTCGTCGGCGAGGGGCGGCCCTGCCTGGCGGTCATCGCCGTCGTCAACGCAAAGGCGTGGCAAGACGAGGCGGCGAAGGCGGGCGCCGCATCCGGCGGCCTTGCAAGCGACGACGCACGCGAGTTCGCGCTCACGCGCATCCGCCGCAGGCTGGCCGATTTCCCGGCCTGCGCGGAAGTCAGGAAGGCGGCGCTGGTTGAACAGGGCTGGAGCATGGAAAACGGTT